One part of the Bdellovibrio sp. KM01 genome encodes these proteins:
- a CDS encoding DUF4382 domain-containing protein — MNTSFNKLVIATGMVFIASCSPQSATNLNSEVASSLSIDSSRQALVNFKLVDAPNKEIKSVVVDIDHLEVVVAGASKVGRLILAKGMGSVDLLKLQNGISLPLQEIVAPDGLQIQQIRLILKDSGHYIIKGDDSICELKTPSAQKTGVKIILTNKVQFEAGHQYNVTLDFDAMKSVVLQGNGGCLLKPVLKLISVTKQQLPEVVDPQPTVTPSPSVEPSPTVEPSPTVSPSPTATPEPPVEIITTPDENDGSGDGWDYTPVVDGAEPIVDESQLSDL; from the coding sequence ATGAATACGTCGTTCAATAAACTTGTGATCGCAACCGGAATGGTTTTTATCGCTTCTTGCAGTCCGCAATCTGCAACGAATTTAAACTCGGAAGTTGCCTCGTCCCTTTCGATCGATTCATCCAGACAAGCTTTGGTAAACTTCAAATTGGTCGATGCTCCAAACAAAGAAATTAAGTCTGTTGTTGTCGATATCGACCATCTTGAGGTCGTGGTTGCGGGGGCCAGCAAGGTCGGTCGTTTGATCTTGGCAAAAGGTATGGGCTCAGTTGATCTTTTAAAATTGCAAAATGGGATCAGCCTCCCATTGCAAGAAATCGTGGCTCCAGATGGTTTGCAAATTCAGCAGATTCGTCTGATTTTAAAGGACTCCGGGCACTATATTATCAAAGGTGATGACTCGATTTGTGAGCTAAAAACTCCGAGCGCGCAAAAAACCGGTGTTAAAATCATCCTGACTAATAAAGTTCAGTTTGAAGCCGGCCATCAATACAATGTGACATTGGATTTTGATGCGATGAAATCTGTGGTCTTGCAAGGCAACGGCGGTTGTTTGTTAAAACCAGTTTTGAAACTGATTTCCGTAACAAAACAACAATTGCCTGAAGTCGTGGATCCACAGCCAACAGTGACGCCGTCTCCTTCTGTGGAACCGTCACCTACAGTTGAGCCATCTCCAACAGTGTCGCCTTCGCCAACTGCAACTCCAGAGCCGCCAGTGGAAATCATCACGACTCCGGATGAAAACGATGGTTCCGGTGACGGTTGGGACTACACGCCGGTAGTTGATGGAGCCGAGCCGATCGTTGATGAAAGTCAGTTGTCGGATTTGTAA
- a CDS encoding 2-oxoglutarate dehydrogenase E1 component — MNNNGINSSNLEYIEALYGDFKAKPETLAPEWRSFFEGVEFAQSGKFGMSDKELSVFQLIQAYRAQGHLEADLNPLYKPTANEALNLKAFGLSDKDLNAKFQIGAIVGKQNASLSEIIAHLQKAYCGKIALQAADASAAEYKWLQQEFEGSSFKLTPEEKKTVLASLTKAETLEKFVHTRYVGTKRFSVEGADSILPMMDTIVNRGSQAGIKELHMGMAHRGRVNMLVNFFGKGEEYVFGDFNGPLELEKAIEDFDGDVKYHLGYKTEKKANNGSSVKATLAYNPSHLETVNAVALGITRAAQDLNAGDRKSAVCVLIHGDAAFAGQGIIQETLQLAAVQSHTTGGTIHVIIDNQVGFTTSAKDARSTRYASDPAKMTFTPVLHVNGDDVESCVRGMDIAIRYRQQFGKDVVINLICYRKYGHNEGDEPAFTQPLMYDLIKAHATVREIYAQKLAGENSVDQKTADELYQQAMDRLQKIFEDTKKAPPKLKNFKFEGNWSGLRKGVEADADKPVNTSFDLAKLKQIGEKAASYPADFTPHPKLLKLLESRKNMASGKDPVDWGMGELLAYGSLLAEGKSVRLTGEDCVRGTFTHRHAGMYDVKTNKAFFPLADTNPKAKFLVAESILSEYGVMGYEYGYTTYDPNTLVMWEAQFGDFVNGAQIVIDQYIAAAESKWQQMSGLTLLLPHGYEGQGPEHSSARLERFLQSCAMYNMQVCNLTTPAQIFHALRRQMVRDFRKPLVIMTPKSLLRHPKAVSPIEDLANGSFQPVLGDTTDKSKVDTVVFVSGKFYYELLEEREKSKKDNIALVRLEQIYPFPARQVAEVLKGYPKAKTLIWAQEEPKNMGAFQHVYFKFIEVVQKAGLQLRFEYAGRPEKASPAVGSIHRHKTEQADIIKSIFS; from the coding sequence GTGAACAACAATGGTATCAACAGCTCAAATCTTGAATACATTGAAGCACTCTATGGTGACTTCAAAGCAAAGCCTGAAACACTTGCTCCCGAATGGAGAAGTTTTTTTGAAGGCGTTGAATTTGCCCAATCTGGCAAATTCGGAATGTCTGACAAGGAGCTTTCAGTTTTCCAGTTGATACAAGCTTACCGCGCTCAAGGACATCTTGAAGCGGATTTGAACCCACTTTACAAACCAACTGCTAACGAAGCCTTGAATCTTAAAGCCTTCGGTTTAAGCGATAAAGACTTGAATGCGAAATTCCAGATCGGCGCGATCGTTGGAAAACAAAATGCCTCATTGTCTGAGATCATCGCTCACTTGCAAAAAGCTTATTGCGGAAAAATCGCACTCCAAGCGGCGGACGCTTCTGCTGCTGAATACAAATGGTTGCAACAAGAGTTCGAAGGATCTTCTTTCAAACTTACTCCTGAAGAAAAGAAAACTGTTTTGGCTTCTTTGACGAAAGCTGAAACTTTGGAAAAGTTCGTTCACACTCGCTATGTGGGAACAAAGCGTTTCTCTGTTGAGGGCGCTGACTCTATCCTTCCGATGATGGATACAATTGTGAACCGTGGTTCACAAGCAGGTATCAAAGAACTTCACATGGGTATGGCTCACCGCGGACGCGTGAACATGCTGGTGAACTTCTTCGGTAAAGGCGAAGAATACGTCTTCGGCGATTTCAACGGTCCATTGGAACTTGAAAAAGCAATCGAAGACTTTGATGGCGACGTAAAATATCACTTGGGTTATAAAACCGAAAAGAAAGCGAATAACGGATCTTCCGTTAAAGCGACTTTGGCTTACAACCCTTCTCACTTGGAAACTGTGAACGCAGTTGCTTTGGGTATCACTCGTGCAGCCCAAGACTTGAATGCGGGTGACAGAAAATCTGCTGTCTGCGTATTGATTCACGGTGACGCGGCTTTCGCAGGCCAAGGCATTATCCAGGAAACTTTGCAGTTGGCTGCAGTTCAGTCCCATACAACAGGCGGAACAATCCACGTTATCATCGATAACCAAGTGGGCTTCACGACAAGCGCAAAAGATGCACGCTCCACCCGTTATGCTTCTGATCCAGCAAAAATGACATTCACACCGGTACTTCATGTGAACGGTGACGATGTTGAATCTTGTGTGCGCGGCATGGATATCGCTATCCGCTACCGTCAACAATTCGGCAAAGACGTTGTGATCAACCTGATCTGTTACCGTAAGTACGGTCACAATGAGGGTGACGAACCTGCATTCACTCAACCTTTGATGTACGATCTGATCAAAGCCCACGCAACCGTACGTGAAATTTACGCGCAAAAATTGGCGGGTGAAAACAGCGTTGATCAAAAAACGGCTGATGAGCTTTACCAGCAAGCGATGGATCGTCTGCAAAAAATCTTCGAAGACACTAAGAAAGCTCCACCGAAACTTAAAAACTTTAAGTTTGAGGGTAACTGGTCAGGTCTGCGCAAAGGTGTTGAAGCCGATGCAGACAAGCCCGTGAATACTTCATTCGATTTGGCAAAACTAAAACAGATCGGTGAAAAAGCCGCTTCTTATCCTGCAGACTTCACTCCACATCCAAAACTTTTGAAGCTTTTGGAAAGCCGTAAAAACATGGCTTCTGGAAAAGATCCAGTGGACTGGGGTATGGGCGAGCTTCTGGCATACGGCTCCCTTCTTGCTGAAGGTAAGTCGGTTCGTCTGACAGGTGAAGACTGCGTTCGCGGTACCTTCACTCACCGTCACGCCGGCATGTACGATGTAAAAACAAATAAAGCCTTCTTCCCTTTGGCTGATACAAATCCGAAAGCAAAATTTTTGGTGGCAGAGTCTATTCTGTCAGAGTACGGCGTGATGGGTTACGAATACGGTTACACGACTTACGATCCTAACACTTTGGTGATGTGGGAAGCTCAGTTCGGCGACTTCGTCAATGGTGCGCAAATCGTGATTGACCAATACATCGCAGCTGCAGAATCCAAATGGCAGCAAATGTCTGGTTTGACGTTGTTACTTCCGCACGGTTACGAAGGCCAGGGGCCTGAGCATAGCTCTGCCCGTCTTGAGCGCTTCTTGCAAAGCTGTGCGATGTACAACATGCAAGTATGCAACCTAACAACGCCAGCACAGATTTTCCATGCTCTTCGTCGCCAAATGGTTCGTGATTTCAGAAAACCACTGGTGATCATGACGCCAAAATCATTGTTAAGACATCCAAAAGCTGTTTCCCCAATTGAAGACCTGGCAAATGGTTCTTTCCAACCGGTTCTTGGAGACACGACTGATAAATCCAAAGTGGATACAGTGGTATTTGTTTCCGGTAAGTTCTATTACGAGCTTTTGGAAGAAAGAGAAAAATCTAAAAAGGATAACATCGCTCTGGTACGTCTTGAGCAGATCTATCCATTCCCGGCTCGCCAAGTGGCGGAAGTGTTGAAAGGCTATCCAAAGGCTAAGACACTTATCTGGGCTCAGGAAGAACCGAAAAACATGGGCGCATTCCAACATGTTTACTTCAAATTTATTGAAGTGGTTCAAAAAGCCGGATTGCAACTTCGTTTTGAATACGCGGGTCGCCCTGAAAAGGCTTCTCCAGCGGTGGGTTCTATCCACAGACACAAAACGGAACAAGCTGACATTATTAAAAGCATCTTTAGCTAA
- a CDS encoding SDR family NAD(P)-dependent oxidoreductase: MKKNKLALVTGSTAGIGFAIAQSLTKKGFDVIINGRTEERVNSAINELIKSGANKASLHGVAADLTTTAGIFKVTELFPEVDVLVNNFGIFEPKEFADISDEDWEKMWNGNFMSGARLSRYYFPRMMKKNAGRVIFISSESALQIPTEMIHYGVSKTAQVALARGLAETAARTNVTVNSVLVGPTKSEGVGTFLKQLAEKDHISEQQVEEGFFKTARPTSIIQRFIRPEEIGNVVAFLATDEASAITGSAMRVEGGLLKTMV, translated from the coding sequence ATGAAAAAGAATAAATTGGCATTAGTCACAGGTTCCACCGCTGGTATTGGATTCGCCATCGCACAAAGTCTGACCAAAAAAGGTTTCGATGTGATCATCAATGGTCGCACCGAAGAACGTGTGAATAGCGCGATCAATGAACTTATCAAATCTGGGGCAAACAAAGCTTCCCTGCACGGAGTTGCCGCTGACCTTACAACCACAGCAGGGATTTTCAAAGTGACTGAACTTTTTCCGGAAGTGGACGTTTTGGTAAATAACTTTGGTATCTTTGAACCAAAAGAGTTCGCCGATATCAGTGATGAGGATTGGGAAAAAATGTGGAATGGAAACTTCATGTCGGGCGCCCGACTCTCCCGTTATTATTTCCCCCGCATGATGAAAAAAAACGCGGGTCGCGTGATCTTCATTTCCAGTGAATCGGCCCTGCAAATTCCGACGGAAATGATCCATTATGGCGTTTCTAAAACGGCGCAGGTAGCTTTAGCCCGTGGCCTTGCGGAAACTGCAGCACGCACGAACGTAACCGTGAATTCTGTTTTGGTAGGACCAACAAAATCAGAAGGCGTTGGAACATTCCTAAAACAATTGGCCGAGAAAGATCATATCTCTGAACAACAGGTTGAAGAGGGATTCTTTAAAACAGCTCGTCCCACTTCGATCATTCAGCGCTTTATCCGCCCTGAAGAAATCGGCAATGTCGTAGCATTCCTGGCGACGGATGAAGCGTCTGCCATCACGGGCTCTGCTATGAGAGTTGAAGGCGGCTTGCTTAAAACAATGGTATAG
- a CDS encoding Hsp20/alpha crystallin family protein has protein sequence MSMRSLSPWSARRPANDLFSQFEEFFGDLDRGYTPAARATMDFSPSVDIEEKENAYIVTTDLPGFKKEDIKIEMADNVLTISGERIKDAGDKKYSERSWGKFQRTFSLPIHVAGDKIEASYKDGVLEVTLPKAENAKSRSIKVQ, from the coding sequence ATGTCAATGCGTTCATTATCACCATGGTCAGCTCGTCGTCCAGCCAACGATCTATTCAGTCAATTCGAAGAATTTTTCGGCGACTTGGATCGCGGGTACACTCCTGCAGCTCGCGCGACGATGGACTTTTCTCCCTCTGTAGATATCGAGGAAAAAGAAAATGCCTATATCGTAACGACGGATTTGCCGGGCTTCAAAAAAGAAGACATTAAAATTGAAATGGCAGACAACGTTCTGACTATTTCAGGCGAAAGAATCAAAGATGCCGGAGATAAAAAATACTCCGAGCGTTCTTGGGGCAAATTCCAACGTACGTTCAGTCTTCCGATACATGTTGCGGGAGACAAAATCGAAGCGTCTTATAAGGACGGAGTGCTTGAAGTGACTCTGCCAAAAGCAGAAAACGCAAAAAGCCGTTCGATCAAAGTACAATAA
- the gpmA gene encoding 2,3-diphosphoglycerate-dependent phosphoglycerate mutase: protein MYKLVLIRHGESVWNQENRFTGWQDVDLSEKGRAEAAKGGKSLNDKGFKFDVAYTSVLKRAIKTLNFVLDEIDQVWLPVHKDWRLNERHYGALQGLNKSETAARHGEDQVKIWRRSYDVMPPAMENNDPRHPSHDPRYKNVPASLLPSTESLKETVARFLPLWNETIAPKIKSGQKVLIVAHGNSLRALIQHLENMTPDEIMGVNMPTGIPLVYELDKDLKVIGKEFVGDPEEVKAAMEAVANQGKAK, encoded by the coding sequence GTGTATAAGTTAGTGCTGATTAGACACGGTGAAAGTGTTTGGAATCAAGAGAACCGCTTCACAGGTTGGCAAGACGTTGATCTTTCCGAAAAAGGTCGTGCCGAAGCTGCAAAAGGAGGCAAATCTCTCAATGACAAAGGCTTCAAATTTGATGTTGCTTACACAAGCGTTCTAAAAAGAGCTATCAAAACCCTCAATTTCGTTTTGGACGAGATCGATCAAGTGTGGCTTCCTGTCCACAAAGACTGGCGCTTGAATGAACGCCACTATGGCGCTCTTCAAGGTCTTAACAAGTCTGAGACTGCGGCCCGTCATGGCGAAGACCAAGTTAAGATCTGGCGTCGTAGCTATGATGTTATGCCACCGGCTATGGAAAACAATGATCCACGTCATCCTTCGCACGATCCGCGTTACAAAAATGTGCCCGCAAGCCTTTTGCCTAGCACGGAATCCCTAAAAGAGACAGTGGCTCGCTTCCTTCCGCTTTGGAACGAAACTATTGCTCCAAAAATCAAATCTGGCCAAAAAGTGCTTATCGTTGCCCATGGAAACAGTTTGCGAGCTTTGATCCAGCATTTGGAAAATATGACGCCGGATGAAATCATGGGCGTGAACATGCCGACGGGTATTCCGTTGGTCTATGAACTTGATAAAGATCTTAAGGTGATTGGCAAAGAGTTTGTCGGTGATCCTGAAGAAGTGAAGGCAGCGATGGAAGCTGTCGCGAATCAAGGTAAAGCGAAGTAG
- a CDS encoding sugar O-acetyltransferase — translation MLAGELYIADAALQAEQILVQQRVLEYNQSNPADTEKRTALLQDIFDDVGERVTVRPPFHVDYGSNTSIGARTFINFNAVFLDCNKITIGEDCQIAPGVQFYTATHPLDSKTRKSGLESAHPITIGNNVWLGGNVIICPGVTIGDNTVVGAGAVVTKSLPANVLAVGNPARVIREIS, via the coding sequence ATGCTCGCTGGCGAATTGTATATCGCGGATGCGGCTTTGCAAGCTGAGCAGATCTTGGTGCAACAGCGAGTTTTGGAATACAACCAATCAAATCCAGCCGACACAGAAAAACGCACAGCGCTCTTACAAGATATCTTTGACGACGTGGGCGAGAGAGTGACTGTGCGCCCACCGTTTCACGTGGATTACGGCAGTAATACTTCCATCGGGGCGCGCACATTTATCAATTTCAATGCAGTATTTTTGGACTGCAATAAAATCACCATCGGCGAGGACTGTCAGATTGCGCCGGGGGTGCAATTCTATACAGCCACTCATCCCTTGGATTCAAAGACTCGAAAAAGTGGGTTGGAATCAGCGCATCCCATTACTATTGGTAACAACGTGTGGTTGGGTGGCAATGTCATCATTTGTCCCGGTGTCACTATAGGAGATAATACGGTGGTGGGGGCTGGGGCGGTTGTGACCAAAAGCCTTCCGGCGAACGTATTAGCTGTGGGAAATCCTGCAAGAGTCATCAGAGAGATTAGTTAA
- a CDS encoding LysR family transcriptional regulator: MKIQNIEDIVAFLSVADAQGFTQASRKVGIPVSILSKRVARLEDDLGVRLFQRSTRAVALTDEGKTLMPQVRRLLGDIKEMEEQFSDSDELKGPIHLTMPWGLSQGPVAKILTEFRKQHPQVEVDVHFSDTYERLVEAGFDLAIRFSNLEDSTMIARRLGPNYLKMVASAAYLKENGMPKTVKDLKEHPLLMIGIHRHRKFMKSGLSLNEIASSSSIISNNGLFLTEVAKSGGGIAIRSHWDVAESLRRKELVEVVVNDRLESGHDAYIVTPSNRYMSKRVRALMDTLVKEFPKFLKE; this comes from the coding sequence ATGAAAATTCAGAATATTGAAGACATTGTGGCCTTTTTATCAGTTGCTGATGCGCAGGGATTTACCCAAGCCTCGCGCAAGGTGGGCATCCCGGTTTCGATTCTTAGTAAGCGTGTCGCGCGTTTAGAAGACGATCTGGGGGTGAGGCTGTTTCAACGTTCGACTCGCGCCGTGGCTTTGACGGATGAGGGTAAAACGCTGATGCCCCAGGTTCGTCGTCTGCTGGGTGACATCAAAGAGATGGAAGAACAGTTTTCGGATAGTGATGAACTTAAAGGTCCTATTCATTTAACTATGCCTTGGGGGTTATCACAGGGGCCGGTCGCGAAGATTCTGACAGAGTTTCGTAAGCAGCATCCCCAGGTCGAAGTCGATGTACATTTCAGTGATACTTATGAACGCCTGGTGGAGGCAGGATTTGATCTGGCGATTCGCTTTTCGAATTTGGAAGACTCGACCATGATTGCCAGAAGGTTGGGGCCGAACTATTTAAAGATGGTGGCAAGTGCCGCCTATTTGAAAGAGAATGGGATGCCTAAGACGGTCAAAGACCTGAAGGAGCATCCCCTTTTGATGATTGGCATTCATCGCCACAGAAAGTTTATGAAAAGCGGGCTGTCGCTGAATGAAATCGCCAGCTCCTCGTCGATCATTTCTAATAACGGATTATTCTTAACTGAAGTTGCAAAGTCGGGCGGTGGTATCGCCATTCGTTCACATTGGGATGTGGCGGAATCACTTCGTCGTAAGGAATTGGTGGAAGTGGTCGTAAATGATCGCCTGGAATCAGGTCATGATGCTTATATTGTGACACCGTCGAATCGGTATATGTCAAAACGAGTGCGTGCCCTGATGGACACGCTCGTTAAAGAATTTCCTAAATTTTTAAAGGAATAG
- a CDS encoding DoxX family membrane protein gives MKLNHQDLAVSILRIALGINIFLHGIVRFGPNYSKFIAWITETFKDAPLPAWSVQAFAYSIPPLEAIIGLLLILGVFLMPTTIAGLALMIMLMAGSCLIQNWEIVGIQMIYILLYTVVLFFLNYNHYSFDVLVRKK, from the coding sequence ATGAAACTCAACCACCAGGATTTAGCCGTCTCGATTTTGCGTATCGCTTTGGGGATTAACATTTTCCTTCACGGGATTGTGCGCTTTGGACCGAACTATTCCAAGTTTATCGCTTGGATCACAGAAACATTTAAGGACGCTCCTCTTCCCGCGTGGTCGGTTCAGGCATTTGCCTATTCCATTCCTCCCCTGGAAGCGATCATCGGCTTACTTTTGATCCTGGGTGTTTTCTTGATGCCAACGACAATTGCAGGACTGGCTTTGATGATTATGCTGATGGCCGGAAGCTGCCTGATCCAAAACTGGGAGATCGTCGGCATCCAGATGATTTACATCCTGCTTTACACAGTTGTTTTATTTTTCCTTAACTACAATCACTACTCCTTTGACGTGCTAGTGAGAAAAAAATAG
- a CDS encoding DUF6635 family protein, protein MKNAEKNIILGTIDEILEEHFEQKKNEVAGFVNRHFSLNEAVKIQRQSVLLDLVFYPLNALWAIPFLTAKKGIEIADKLGWSQGNSLIKKVPSGFKTRYQKVSERILLDEFLASSQDEVFQKIQKELQLDSHFSEGELAQIKRKMSDLYKEEVDRFSSAQVLVTDLITTVLTLCVGKMFFNDGGLGVTGMGSKIARNVANKDAAEHFFFGKNLGAAFYSAFPVAPTQTQVVAATLGVGLLLTVCSIAVAVFSDPLRKVLGIQGYKLTTLVQSLEQNLYVLLKNEIKNKMKQNKGSIAA, encoded by the coding sequence ATGAAGAACGCAGAAAAAAACATCATCTTGGGTACCATCGATGAAATTCTGGAAGAACATTTCGAGCAGAAAAAGAATGAGGTGGCAGGCTTTGTAAACCGCCATTTCAGTTTAAATGAAGCAGTTAAAATCCAGCGGCAGTCTGTTTTGTTGGATCTGGTTTTTTATCCCTTGAACGCCCTGTGGGCTATTCCATTTTTGACGGCTAAAAAAGGGATTGAAATCGCTGATAAATTGGGCTGGTCTCAAGGAAATTCGCTCATTAAAAAAGTTCCCTCGGGCTTCAAAACACGCTATCAGAAAGTTTCTGAAAGAATATTACTGGATGAATTTCTGGCGTCCTCCCAAGATGAGGTATTTCAGAAAATCCAAAAAGAACTTCAGCTGGATTCGCATTTCTCTGAAGGTGAACTCGCGCAAATAAAAAGAAAAATGTCAGATCTTTATAAAGAAGAGGTCGATAGGTTTTCGTCTGCCCAGGTGTTGGTGACGGATTTAATCACCACTGTACTTACATTGTGCGTAGGTAAAATGTTTTTCAATGACGGAGGTTTGGGAGTGACGGGGATGGGATCAAAAATTGCCCGTAACGTCGCAAACAAAGATGCGGCAGAACATTTCTTTTTTGGTAAGAATTTAGGTGCTGCTTTTTACAGTGCTTTTCCGGTGGCTCCGACGCAAACTCAGGTTGTGGCGGCCACTTTGGGAGTTGGATTGCTACTTACTGTTTGTAGCATTGCGGTCGCGGTTTTTAGTGATCCTTTGCGTAAGGTATTGGGTATTCAAGGATACAAATTGACCACACTCGTTCAGTCGCTTGAGCAAAACCTTTATGTGCTTCTTAAGAACGAAATCAAAAATAAAATGAAGCAAAATAAGGGCTCCATAGCGGCTTAA
- the odhB gene encoding 2-oxoglutarate dehydrogenase complex dihydrolipoyllysine-residue succinyltransferase, with protein MKQEIKVPAVGESITEATIGSWTKKSGDFVKRNEVLMLLETDKASVEVVAENDGVLTILPGSEAGATVLIGATVATLDTDAKAGAGAPAPAAAGAVPPPPPVQPAAQTSASPAQMTAAPAAAGGSNPNLSPAVQRIVTENQIDPSQVAGTGKDGRLTKGDVLAATPGTASKAAAPAAAPSAAPAPKAAAPTVVPVATGPSKQGDKKLVPMTTIRKRIAEKLKEAQNTAALLTTFNEIDMTKVMELRAKYKDKFKEKFGLNLGFNGFFVKASVEALKAYPAVNAWIVGTDIEYHNYYNIGIAVSTEKGLMVPNIKDADTLSLAGVEVAVRDLAAKGRDGKISPNDLGGGTFSITNGGVFGSLLSTPIVNAPQSAILGLHKIQDRPMAVNGKVEIRPMMYVALTYDHRIVDGKEAVSFLVKIKELVEDPERLLLEI; from the coding sequence ATGAAACAAGAGATTAAAGTTCCCGCAGTGGGCGAATCCATCACCGAGGCGACGATCGGCAGCTGGACTAAAAAATCCGGCGACTTCGTTAAGCGTAATGAAGTTTTGATGCTTCTTGAAACAGATAAAGCCAGCGTTGAAGTTGTCGCTGAAAATGACGGCGTGTTGACGATCCTTCCAGGCAGCGAAGCTGGCGCCACAGTTTTGATTGGTGCGACAGTTGCGACCCTGGATACGGATGCTAAAGCAGGTGCAGGAGCTCCGGCTCCCGCAGCGGCAGGTGCCGTTCCACCTCCTCCACCAGTACAACCGGCAGCTCAAACTTCTGCTTCTCCGGCACAAATGACTGCTGCTCCGGCAGCAGCTGGTGGTTCAAATCCAAATCTTTCACCAGCGGTGCAAAGAATTGTGACTGAAAACCAAATCGATCCTTCTCAAGTTGCAGGCACTGGTAAAGATGGTCGTTTGACTAAAGGCGATGTTTTGGCAGCGACTCCAGGTACAGCAAGTAAAGCGGCCGCTCCCGCAGCTGCTCCTTCTGCAGCACCAGCTCCAAAAGCCGCGGCGCCGACTGTTGTTCCAGTAGCAACAGGTCCTTCGAAACAAGGCGATAAAAAACTTGTTCCGATGACGACAATCCGCAAGCGTATTGCTGAAAAATTGAAAGAGGCGCAAAACACAGCTGCTTTGCTTACTACTTTCAACGAAATCGACATGACGAAAGTGATGGAGCTTCGTGCGAAGTACAAAGATAAATTCAAAGAGAAATTCGGTCTAAACCTTGGTTTCAACGGATTCTTTGTGAAAGCCTCTGTGGAAGCATTAAAAGCTTATCCTGCAGTGAATGCATGGATCGTTGGGACTGACATCGAATACCACAACTACTATAACATCGGCATCGCGGTATCGACGGAAAAAGGCTTGATGGTTCCGAACATCAAAGACGCAGACACATTGTCTTTGGCAGGTGTTGAAGTCGCTGTTCGTGATCTGGCTGCAAAAGGTCGCGATGGCAAGATCTCTCCAAACGATTTGGGTGGCGGTACATTCTCCATCACAAACGGTGGTGTGTTCGGTTCCCTTCTTTCAACTCCGATCGTAAACGCGCCTCAATCAGCTATCTTGGGTCTGCATAAAATCCAAGACCGCCCGATGGCCGTAAACGGTAAGGTTGAAATCCGTCCTATGATGTACGTGGCTTTGACTTACGACCACAGAATCGTTGACGGCAAAGAAGCTGTTTCCTTCCTGGTGAAGATCAAAGAGCTTGTGGAAGATCCTGAAAGACTTCTTCTAGAAATCTAA